Proteins found in one Pseudomonas mosselii genomic segment:
- a CDS encoding HAD family hydrolase, translating to MSIKLITFDLDDTLWDTAPVIASAEVVLRDWLEANAPILGGVPVEHLFAIRERLVQAEPGLKHRISALRRRVLFHALEEVGYSEQHARELANEGFEVFLHARHQVEVFPEVQPVLEILRHHYTLGVVTNGNADVRRLGLADYFRFALCAEDLGIGKPDPAPFLEALKRGEVDAGAAVHVGDHPGDDIAGAQRAGLRAVWFNPQHKPWSGEQAPDAEIQRLSQLPDVLSRWR from the coding sequence ATGAGCATCAAGCTGATCACCTTCGACCTGGACGACACCCTCTGGGACACCGCGCCGGTCATCGCCAGCGCCGAAGTCGTCCTGCGCGACTGGCTCGAAGCCAACGCGCCGATCCTCGGCGGCGTGCCGGTCGAGCACCTGTTCGCCATCCGCGAACGCCTGGTGCAGGCCGAACCGGGCCTCAAGCACCGCATCAGCGCCCTGCGCCGACGGGTGCTGTTCCACGCCCTGGAAGAGGTCGGCTACAGCGAACAGCACGCCCGGGAGCTGGCCAACGAGGGCTTCGAGGTGTTCCTGCATGCCCGGCACCAGGTCGAGGTGTTCCCCGAGGTGCAGCCGGTGCTGGAGATCCTGCGCCATCACTACACCCTCGGCGTGGTCACCAACGGCAATGCCGACGTGCGCAGGCTCGGCCTGGCGGACTACTTCCGCTTCGCGCTGTGCGCGGAGGACCTAGGGATAGGCAAGCCGGACCCGGCACCGTTCCTCGAAGCGCTGAAGCGCGGTGAGGTGGACGCAGGGGCGGCGGTGCACGTCGGCGACCATCCGGGTGACGACATCGCCGGCGCCCAGCGCGCCGGGCTGCGGGCGGTATGGTTCAACCCGCAGCACAAGCCCTGGAGCGGCGAACAGGCGCCGGATGCGGAGATTCAGCGGCTGTCGCAGTTGCCCGACGTGCTGTCGCGCTGGCGCTGA
- a CDS encoding DUF484 family protein has translation MTDQPNVASPQARELDAEAVVAYLRAHPTFFAEHDELLLEQRIPHQRGDSVSLVERQLKLLRDRNIEMRHRLSQLMDVARDNDRLFDKTRRLILDLLDAGTLEEVVMAVEDSLRQEFQVPFVSLILFGENAAPVGRWVSGAEAQQAIGGLIGGGKTISGSLREHELAFLFGDAQHKEVGSSAVATLEYQGLHGVLAIGSRDPQHYKSSVGTLFLSYIAEVLGRVVPRFTQTLRSVR, from the coding sequence ATGACCGATCAGCCTAACGTTGCATCCCCGCAGGCCCGAGAGCTCGATGCCGAAGCGGTGGTCGCCTACCTGCGCGCCCACCCGACCTTCTTCGCCGAGCACGACGAGCTGCTGCTCGAACAGCGCATCCCCCATCAGCGCGGCGACAGCGTGTCGCTGGTGGAGCGCCAGCTCAAGCTGCTGCGCGACCGCAACATCGAGATGCGCCATCGCCTGTCGCAGTTGATGGACGTGGCCCGTGACAACGACCGGCTGTTCGACAAGACCCGCCGGCTGATCCTCGACCTGCTCGACGCCGGTACCCTCGAAGAGGTGGTGATGGCGGTCGAGGACAGCCTGCGCCAGGAATTCCAGGTGCCCTTCGTCAGCCTGATCCTGTTCGGCGAGAACGCCGCGCCCGTGGGCCGCTGGGTATCCGGGGCCGAGGCGCAGCAGGCCATCGGCGGGCTGATCGGCGGCGGCAAGACCATCAGCGGCAGCCTGCGCGAGCATGAACTGGCCTTCCTGTTCGGCGATGCCCAGCACAAGGAAGTCGGTTCCAGCGCCGTGGCCACCCTTGAGTACCAGGGCCTGCACGGCGTGCTGGCGATCGGCAGCCGCGACCCGCAGCACTACAAGAGCAGCGTCGGCACCCTGTTCCTCAGCTACATCGCCGAAGTGCTTGGCCGCGTGGTGCCGCGCTTCACCCAGACGCTGCGCTCGGTACGCTGA
- the rnk gene encoding nucleoside diphosphate kinase regulator: MSTKPSLILTRLDVQRLERLLDDLDESTPGVLALQDELDRAEQVVGHEEVPAGVVTMNSRVHCRESASGKDYHLTLVYPKDAGPEGNVSILAPIGCALLGLSVGDQIDWPAPGGKTLKLELLAVEYQPEAAGDFDL, from the coding sequence ATGAGCACCAAGCCTTCCCTCATCCTCACCCGCTTGGACGTGCAGCGTCTCGAGCGCCTGCTCGACGACCTCGATGAAAGCACCCCAGGTGTGCTCGCCCTGCAGGACGAGCTGGACCGTGCCGAGCAGGTGGTCGGGCATGAAGAGGTGCCGGCCGGCGTGGTGACCATGAATTCGCGGGTGCACTGCCGAGAGAGTGCCAGCGGCAAGGATTACCACCTGACCCTGGTGTACCCGAAGGATGCCGGCCCCGAGGGCAACGTATCGATTCTTGCGCCGATCGGCTGCGCCCTGCTCGGCCTGTCGGTGGGCGACCAGATCGACTGGCCGGCGCCGGGCGGCAAGACCCTCAAGCTGGAGCTGCTGGCGGTCGAGTACCAGCCGGAGGCGGCAGGGGATTTCGATCTCTGA
- a CDS encoding DUF1289 domain-containing protein produces the protein MSDLPRPPKPLYSNVSPAVPSPCISICRLDEHKVCTGCHRHVEHIREWRSADDERRRQICREALALKSRAPA, from the coding sequence ATGAGCGACCTGCCCCGGCCACCCAAGCCGCTCTACAGCAACGTGAGCCCGGCGGTGCCATCACCTTGTATCAGCATATGTCGGCTGGATGAGCACAAGGTCTGCACCGGCTGTCACCGCCATGTCGAGCATATCCGCGAGTGGCGCTCGGCCGATGACGAGCGGCGCCGGCAGATCTGCCGCGAGGCGCTGGCCCTGAAATCGCGAGCACCGGCATAG
- the dapF gene encoding diaminopimelate epimerase: MLLRFTKMHGLGNDFMVLDLVSQHAHIQPKHAKQWGDRNTGIGFDQLLIVEAPNNPDVDFRYRIFNADGSEVEQCGNGARCFARFVLDKRLTAKKRIRVETKGGIIELDVRNDGQICVDMGPPRFAPAEIPFIADEQAISYALEVDGQVHQIAAVSMGNPHSVLRVDDVRSAPVHELGPKIEHHPRFPQRVNAGFIQVVDRHRANLRVWERGAGETQACGTGACAAAVAAISQGWMDSPVTIDLPGGRLSIEWAGPGKPVLMTGPAVRVFEGQVRL; the protein is encoded by the coding sequence ATGCTGCTGCGTTTCACCAAGATGCACGGGCTGGGCAACGACTTCATGGTCCTCGACCTGGTCAGCCAGCACGCGCACATCCAACCCAAGCACGCCAAGCAATGGGGCGACCGCAACACCGGTATCGGCTTCGACCAACTGCTGATCGTCGAGGCGCCGAATAACCCGGATGTGGATTTCCGCTACCGGATCTTCAATGCCGACGGCTCCGAAGTCGAGCAGTGCGGCAACGGCGCGCGCTGCTTCGCTCGCTTCGTATTGGACAAGCGCCTGACGGCCAAGAAGCGCATTCGCGTCGAGACCAAGGGCGGCATCATCGAGCTCGATGTGCGCAACGACGGCCAGATCTGCGTCGACATGGGGCCGCCACGCTTCGCCCCGGCCGAGATCCCGTTCATCGCCGACGAGCAGGCCATCAGCTATGCGCTGGAAGTCGATGGCCAGGTGCACCAGATCGCCGCGGTGTCCATGGGCAACCCGCATTCGGTACTGCGCGTCGACGACGTGCGCAGTGCGCCGGTCCATGAGCTGGGCCCGAAGATCGAGCATCACCCGCGCTTCCCGCAGCGGGTCAATGCAGGCTTCATCCAGGTGGTCGACCGCCACCGCGCCAACCTGCGGGTATGGGAGCGTGGCGCCGGCGAGACCCAGGCCTGCGGTACCGGCGCCTGCGCCGCGGCCGTGGCGGCGATCAGCCAGGGCTGGATGGACTCGCCGGTGACCATCGACCTGCCGGGCGGCCGCCTGAGCATCGAGTGGGCCGGCCCCGGCAAGCCGGTGCTGATGACCGGCCCCGCCGTCCGCGTGTTCGAAGGACAAGTTCGTCTCTAA
- the sutA gene encoding transcriptional regulator SutA, with the protein MSDDDLENDDLEVGDEDEADDGLEAAADDGAEDAGDDDSSPAPAAKGKSKAAVSVDEMPSMEAKQKERDALAKAMEEFLSRGGKVQEVEANVVADPPKKPDNKYGSRPI; encoded by the coding sequence ATGAGCGACGACGATCTGGAAAATGATGACCTCGAAGTAGGCGACGAAGACGAGGCTGATGACGGCCTTGAAGCGGCCGCTGACGACGGCGCGGAAGACGCCGGCGACGATGACAGCAGCCCGGCTCCTGCGGCCAAGGGCAAGTCCAAGGCGGCGGTCTCGGTAGACGAGATGCCGAGCATGGAAGCCAAGCAGAAAGAGCGCGATGCGCTGGCCAAGGCGATGGAAGAGTTCCTGTCGCGCGGTGGCAAGGTGCAGGAAGTGGAGGCCAACGTGGTCGCCGATCCGCCCAAGAAGCCGGACAACAAGTACGGCAGCCGCCCTATCTGA
- the lysA gene encoding diaminopimelate decarboxylase, whose translation MDAFNYRGGELFAEGVALTAIAERFGTPTYVYSRAHIEAQYRSYTDALQGVEHLVCFAVKANSNLGVLNLLARLGAGFDIVSGGELERVLAAGGRADRVVFSGVGKTRDDMRRALEVGVHCFNVESTDELERLQVVAAEMGKTAPVSLRVNPDVDAGTHPYISTGLKENKFGIAIADAEAIYVRAAQLPNLDVVGVDCHIGSQLTTVEPFLDALDRLLVLVDRLAKCGIHLRHLDLGGGVGVRYRDEQPPLLADYIAAIRERVGERDLALVFEPGRYIVANGGVLLTRVEYLKHTEHKDFAIIDAAMNDLIRPALYQAWMDVSAVKPREGEGRAYDLVGPICETGDFLGKDRVLDLAEGDLLAVRSAGAYGFVMSSNYNTRGRCAEVLVDGDLAFEVRRRETVAELFAGESLLPE comes from the coding sequence ATGGACGCATTCAACTACCGCGGCGGCGAGCTGTTCGCGGAAGGGGTGGCCCTGACGGCGATCGCCGAACGCTTCGGCACGCCCACCTACGTGTACTCGCGCGCCCATATCGAGGCCCAGTACCGCAGCTATACCGACGCCCTGCAAGGGGTCGAGCACTTGGTCTGCTTCGCGGTCAAGGCCAACTCCAACCTGGGCGTGCTGAACCTGCTGGCGCGCCTCGGCGCAGGCTTCGACATCGTCTCCGGCGGTGAGCTGGAGCGCGTCCTGGCCGCCGGCGGGCGCGCCGATCGCGTGGTGTTCTCCGGGGTCGGCAAGACCCGTGACGACATGCGCCGCGCTCTGGAAGTGGGCGTGCACTGCTTCAACGTCGAGTCCACCGACGAGCTCGAGCGCCTCCAGGTCGTTGCCGCCGAAATGGGCAAGACGGCCCCGGTTTCGCTACGCGTGAACCCGGACGTCGACGCCGGCACCCATCCGTACATTTCCACCGGTCTCAAAGAGAACAAGTTCGGCATCGCCATCGCCGACGCCGAGGCTATCTACGTGCGTGCCGCGCAGTTGCCGAACCTGGATGTGGTCGGCGTCGACTGCCACATCGGCTCGCAACTGACCACCGTCGAGCCCTTCCTCGACGCCCTCGACCGCCTGCTGGTGCTGGTCGACCGCCTGGCCAAGTGCGGCATCCACCTGCGCCACCTGGACCTCGGCGGCGGTGTCGGCGTGCGCTACCGCGACGAGCAACCACCGCTGCTGGCCGACTACATCGCCGCCATTCGCGAGCGCGTCGGCGAGCGCGACCTGGCCCTGGTGTTCGAGCCGGGCCGCTACATCGTCGCCAACGGCGGCGTGCTGCTGACCCGCGTGGAATACCTCAAGCACACCGAGCACAAGGATTTCGCCATCATCGATGCGGCCATGAACGACCTGATCCGTCCCGCCTTGTACCAGGCCTGGATGGACGTCAGCGCGGTCAAGCCCCGCGAAGGTGAAGGCCGGGCCTACGACCTGGTCGGCCCGATCTGCGAAACCGGCGACTTCCTGGGCAAGGACCGCGTGCTGGACCTGGCCGAGGGCGACCTGCTGGCCGTCCGCTCGGCGGGCGCCTATGGTTTCGTCATGAGCTCCAACTACAACACCCGTGGCCGTTGCGCCGAAGTGCTGGTCGATGGCGACCTGGCCTTCGAAGTGCGTCGCCGCGAGACCGTCGCCGAATTGTTCGCCGGCGAAAGCCTGCTGCCGGAGTGA
- the lptM gene encoding LPS translocon maturation chaperone LptM, producing the protein MKRLISSLAALVAVACLVSACGQKGPLYLPEDGKDGKGPRKSHQHAKPVQPQPVLVQPQEQPEESPAQ; encoded by the coding sequence ATGAAACGCCTGATTTCCTCCCTCGCGGCGCTGGTCGCGGTTGCCTGCCTCGTTTCGGCCTGCGGTCAGAAAGGCCCCCTGTACCTGCCTGAAGACGGCAAGGACGGCAAAGGCCCGCGCAAATCGCACCAGCATGCCAAGCCTGTCCAGCCGCAACCGGTGCTGGTGCAGCCGCAAGAGCAGCCAGAAGAGTCGCCCGCGCAGTAA
- the cyaY gene encoding iron donor protein CyaY: MSLSEARFHDLVDATQQALEDLFDESGMDLDMENSAGVLTVKFDNGSQLIFSRQEPLRQLWLADKSGGFHFDYDEESGKWVCEKSEELLGEMLERIVWERAGEKLDFDEI, encoded by the coding sequence ATGAGTTTGAGCGAAGCGCGTTTCCACGACCTGGTCGATGCGACCCAACAGGCCCTGGAAGACCTGTTCGATGAAAGCGGCATGGACCTGGACATGGAGAACTCCGCCGGCGTTCTCACCGTCAAGTTCGACAACGGCAGCCAGCTGATCTTCAGCCGCCAGGAGCCGCTGCGCCAGCTGTGGCTGGCGGACAAGTCCGGCGGCTTCCACTTCGACTACGACGAAGAGAGCGGCAAATGGGTCTGTGAGAAGAGCGAAGAACTGCTGGGCGAGATGCTCGAGCGCATCGTCTGGGAACGCGCCGGCGAGAAGCTGGACTTCGACGAGATCTGA
- the xerC gene encoding tyrosine recombinase XerC → MERQLEAYCAHLRNERQVSEHTLLAYRRDLEKVIEFCNTQGIAGWSALQVQQLRQLVARQHHHGQSSRSLARLLSAVRGLYRYLNREGHCQHDPANGLAPPKGERRLPKVLDTDRALQLLDGGVDDEFIARRDQAILELFYSSGLRLSELTGLDLEHLDLAAGLVQVHGKGGKSRVLPVGRKAREAMQAWLKLRGIAGPRDGAVFLSRQGKRLGPRAIQLRVKAAGERELGQHLHPHMLRHSFASHLLESSQDLRAVQEMLGHADISTTQIYTHLDFQHLAAVYDSAHPRAKRSKDTDS, encoded by the coding sequence ATGGAACGCCAGCTGGAGGCTTATTGCGCTCACCTGCGCAACGAGCGCCAGGTGTCCGAGCACACCCTGCTGGCCTACCGCCGCGACCTCGAGAAAGTCATCGAATTCTGCAACACCCAGGGCATCGCCGGCTGGAGCGCCCTGCAGGTCCAGCAGTTGCGCCAGCTGGTCGCCCGTCAGCACCATCACGGCCAGTCCTCGCGCAGCCTGGCGCGCTTGCTCTCGGCGGTGCGCGGCCTGTACCGCTACCTCAACCGCGAAGGCCATTGCCAGCACGACCCGGCCAACGGCCTGGCGCCGCCCAAGGGTGAACGGCGCCTGCCCAAGGTGCTGGACACCGACCGTGCCCTGCAACTGCTCGATGGCGGCGTCGACGACGAGTTCATTGCCCGTCGCGACCAGGCGATCCTCGAACTGTTCTACTCGTCCGGCCTGCGCCTGTCGGAGCTGACCGGGCTCGACCTCGAACACCTGGACCTGGCCGCCGGGCTGGTACAGGTGCACGGCAAGGGCGGCAAGAGCCGCGTGCTGCCGGTCGGCCGCAAGGCCCGCGAGGCGATGCAGGCGTGGCTCAAGCTGCGCGGCATCGCCGGCCCGCGGGACGGCGCGGTGTTCCTCAGTCGCCAGGGCAAGCGCCTCGGCCCCCGCGCCATCCAGCTGCGGGTCAAGGCCGCCGGCGAGCGCGAGCTCGGCCAGCACCTGCACCCGCACATGCTTCGCCATTCCTTCGCCAGCCACCTGCTGGAATCGTCCCAGGACCTGCGCGCGGTGCAGGAGATGCTCGGCCACGCCGACATCAGCACCACGCAGATCTACACCCACCTGGACTTCCAGCACCTGGCTGCGGTGTACGACAGCGCCCACCCTCGGGCCAAACGCAGCAAGGACACGGACTCATGA